Proteins found in one Triticum urartu cultivar G1812 chromosome 4, Tu2.1, whole genome shotgun sequence genomic segment:
- the LOC125552769 gene encoding uncharacterized protein LOC125552769, with protein sequence MARRAPRPRRTLELPDDVMEEIFLRLPADNPASLARIAGGCKSWRAMVSDPNFAPAYRRLRDAPPMLGFLYNYRSTDDEGAPYWTSHFRAAAALPPRVRRDRKHWRALDSRHGLVLFDTPEGDGHLVVSDLVTGERWKIDGHLTFPDACNAAVLCARDGCDHRDCHGGPFLVACVDSVVAGDRRIASAMVYSSVTGKWIDPTFLEHPNVIDGRGHSAVLGNKVYVPCVESGSVVEYNTRENKLSVIKAPFEVQHHKIELMGVEDGMLLFASVVKPRLYLWSMEAGPRGAAGRARSRFIELGPLLPSTALVDNTEVSAVGFAEGVGVIFIKTRVGLYTIQLKSEQSNQVHRGYINKVMPYVSFYTEAWERLPASDEA encoded by the exons ATGGCGCGCCGCGCCCCCCGCCCCCGCCGGACGCTGGAGCTGCCAGACGACGTCATGGAGGAGATCTTCCTCCGCCTACCGGCGGACAACCCCGCGAGCCTCGCCCGCATCGCCGGCGGCTGCAAGAGCTGGCGGGCCATGGTCTCGGACCCCAACTTCGCCCCCGCCTACCGCAGGCTCCGCGACGCGCCGCCCATGCTGGGCTTCCTCTACAACTACCGCTCCACCGACGACGAGGGAGCGCCCTACTGGACGTCCCACTTCCGCGCCGCCGCGGCCCTCCCCCCGCGGGTGCGCCGCGACCGCAAGCACTGGCGCGCTCTCGACTCCCGCCACGGCCTCGTCCTCTTCGACACCCCTGAGGGTGACGGGCACCTCGTCGTCTCCGACCTCGTCACCGGCGAGCGCTGGAAAATCGACGGCCACCTCACGTTCCCGGATGCGTGTAATGCTGCAGTGCTCTGCGCCAGGGACGGATGTGACCACCGTGATTGCCATGGCGGCCCTTTCCTGGTGGCCTGCGTGGACTCCGTCGTGGCAGGGGACCGGAGGATAGCCAGCGCCATGGTCTACTCATCAGTTACTGGCAAGTGGATCGACCCGACCTTCCTCGAGCACCCGAATGTCATCGATGGCAGGGGGCACAGTGCTGTGCTGGGAAATAAGGTCTATGTCCCCTGTGTGGAGAGTGGCAGTGTCGTGGAGTACAACACGCGTGAGAACAAGCTATCTGTGATCAAGGCGCCATTTGAGGTCCAGCACCACAAGATTGAGCTCATGGGGGTGGAGGATGGAATGCTGCTGTTTGCGTCTGTGGTGAAGCCTAGGCTCTACCTATGGTCGATGGAGGCTGGTCCCAGAGGAGCTGCGGGACGGGCACGAAGCAGGTTCATCGAGCTCGGGCCGTTGCTCCCTAGTACTGCCCTCGTGGACAACACCGAAGTGTCGGCGGTTGGTTTTGCAGAAGGTGTTGGTGTCATCTTCATCAAGACAAGGGTTGGGTTGTACACCATTCAGCTCAAATCAGAACAAAGCAATCAGGTGCACAGAGGGTACATCAATAAGGTCATGCCCTACGTGAGCTTCTACACTGAAG CATGGGAGCGTTTGCCAGCATCTGATGAAGCTTAA